One genomic region from Streptomyces sp. Li-HN-5-11 encodes:
- a CDS encoding GatB/YqeY domain-containing protein, translating into MTTLKSKLQDDLNAAIKERDELRSSTLRLTLAAITTEEVAGKEKRELSDDEVLKVITKEAKKRREAAEAFAQGGRAESAEREKAEGEVLATYLPKQLSDDELNAIVAQAVEEARAAGAEGPRAIGAVMKIVNPKVAGQAEGGRVAAAVKKLLAG; encoded by the coding sequence ATGACCACGCTCAAGTCGAAGCTGCAGGATGACCTCAACGCCGCGATCAAGGAGCGCGACGAGCTGCGCTCCTCGACGCTCCGGCTGACGCTCGCCGCGATCACCACGGAGGAGGTCGCGGGCAAGGAGAAGCGCGAGCTCTCCGACGACGAGGTTCTCAAGGTGATCACCAAGGAGGCCAAGAAGCGCCGTGAGGCGGCCGAGGCCTTCGCGCAGGGTGGTCGTGCGGAGTCGGCCGAGCGGGAGAAGGCGGAGGGCGAGGTGCTCGCCACGTACCTGCCCAAGCAGCTGTCCGACGACGAGCTGAACGCGATCGTCGCTCAGGCCGTCGAGGAGGCCAGGGCGGCCGGCGCCGAGGGGCCGCGCGCCATCGGTGCGGTCATGAAGATCGTCAACCCGAAGGTCGCGGGGCAGGCCGAGGGCGGCCGCGTCGCCGCCGCGGTCAAGAAGCTGCTCGCCGGCTGA